A stretch of Arachis hypogaea cultivar Tifrunner chromosome 15, arahy.Tifrunner.gnm2.J5K5, whole genome shotgun sequence DNA encodes these proteins:
- the LOC112750976 gene encoding uncharacterized protein isoform X2: MLYATRFRVSVRQIPNFVPLSSLPPSFPSSSCSCSWTSLHFHSEPPSLREVDDAVDSFTRMLSMRRTPPILQFNKSLGSLAKTNHFHAAISLFQQLQARGIAPSIVTLNILINCCCGMGRIPLAFSVFAKILKMSFQPGTITLNTLIKGLCLCGKVEKALHLYDTMLAQGFQFNQVTYGTLINGLCKIGHTSAAIQVLRKIPRHGIVPDVVMYNAIIDSLCKMRSKNLVPDTITYSTLIDGLGKSRRILCALEVLEKMHDRGQPANIVTYSSLLDALFNMKQHDKALMLFNQMKESGIDPDIYTYNILIDGLYKSGRIKKAKEVFQDLSIKGYRPNVRTYTIVINGLCKEGLLLEALALMAKMEDNGCLPNAVTYETIIRALFENGENDKAEKLLREMISRGLLQG, translated from the exons ATGTTGTATGCAACAAGGTTTAGGGTTTCTGTTCGTCAAATCCCCAATTTTGTTCCACTCTCCAGTCTCCCTCCTTCCTTCCCTTCATCTTCCTGTTCCTGTTCATGGACAAGCCTTCACTTTCATTCTGAGCCTCCATCCCTTCGTGAAGTTGACGATGCTGTTGATTCCTTCACTCGCATGCTCTCTATGCGTCGTACTCCTCCCATCCTTCAATTTAACAAGAGTTTGGGATCCCTTGCCAAGACGAACCATTTCCACGCCGCCATTTCCCTTTTTCAACAATTGCAAGCCAGAGGAATTGCGCCCAGCATAGTCACTTTGAATATCTTAATCAATTGTTGCTGCGGCATGGGTCGGATCCCTCTCGCTTTCTCTGTATTCGCCAAGATTCTCAAGatgagttttcaacctggtaccaTAACATTGAATACACTCATTAAAGGTCTCTGTCTCTGTGGTAAAGTTGAAAAAGCACTGCACCTTTACGACACAATGCTGGCTCAAGGATTTCAGTTTAATCAAGTTACTTATGGGACGTTGATCAATGGGCTCTGTAAGATCGGACACACATCAGCTGCTATTCAAGTGTTGAGAAAGATCCCACGGCATGGAATTGTTCCTGATGTCGTCATGTACAATGCAATTATTGATAGCCTCTGCAAG ATGCGTTCCAAGAACTTGGTTCCTGACACGATAACTTACAGTACTCTTATTGATGGCTTGGGAAAATCAAGGAGAATCCTTTGTGCCTTGGAGGTTCTTGAAAAGATGCATGATCGAGGTCAACCCGCTAATATAGTCACTTACAGTTCTTTGCTGGATGCTTTGTTCAATATGAAACAACATGACAAGGCACTTATGTTATTCAATCAAATGAAAGAGAGTGGCATTGATCcagatatatatacatacaacatactTATAGATGGCCTGTACAAAAGTGGAAGAATTAAAAAGGCAAAAGAGGTATTTCAAGATCTTTCCATTAAAGGCTATCGTCCAAATGTGCGGACATACACCATTGTGATCAATGGGCTTTGCAAAGAGGGTCTGCTTCTCGAAGCATTGGCACTCATGGCAAAAATGGAAGACAATGGTTGCTTACCCAATGCTGTGACTTATGAAACAATCATTCGTGCTCTATTTGAAAATGGTGAAAATGATAAAGCGGAGAAACTTCTTCGTGAGATGATATCTAGAGGCCTATTGCAAGGATAA
- the LOC112750976 gene encoding uncharacterized protein isoform X1, whose product MLYATRFRVSVRQIPNFVPLSSLPPSFPSSSCSCSWTSLHFHSEPPSLREVDDAVDSFTRMLSMRRTPPILQFNKSLGSLAKTNHFHAAISLFQQLQARGIAPSIVTLNILINCCCGMGRIPLAFSVFAKILKMSFQPGTITLNTLIKGLCLCGKVEKALHLYDTMLAQGFQFNQVTYGTLINGLCKIGHTSAAIQVLRKIPRHGIVPDVVMYNAIIDSLCKVTLLSDAFHLFSEMLAKGIFPNVITYNTLIYGLCLASQLKEAIDLLNHMMLKNITPNVRTYSTLIDGLCKEGRIKDAKNVLAIMMKRGVKPEVVIYNSLMDGYCLVNEMRSKNLVPDTITYSTLIDGLGKSRRILCALEVLEKMHDRGQPANIVTYSSLLDALFNMKQHDKALMLFNQMKESGIDPDIYTYNILIDGLYKSGRIKKAKEVFQDLSIKGYRPNVRTYTIVINGLCKEGLLLEALALMAKMEDNGCLPNAVTYETIIRALFENGENDKAEKLLREMISRGLLQG is encoded by the exons ATGTTGTATGCAACAAGGTTTAGGGTTTCTGTTCGTCAAATCCCCAATTTTGTTCCACTCTCCAGTCTCCCTCCTTCCTTCCCTTCATCTTCCTGTTCCTGTTCATGGACAAGCCTTCACTTTCATTCTGAGCCTCCATCCCTTCGTGAAGTTGACGATGCTGTTGATTCCTTCACTCGCATGCTCTCTATGCGTCGTACTCCTCCCATCCTTCAATTTAACAAGAGTTTGGGATCCCTTGCCAAGACGAACCATTTCCACGCCGCCATTTCCCTTTTTCAACAATTGCAAGCCAGAGGAATTGCGCCCAGCATAGTCACTTTGAATATCTTAATCAATTGTTGCTGCGGCATGGGTCGGATCCCTCTCGCTTTCTCTGTATTCGCCAAGATTCTCAAGatgagttttcaacctggtaccaTAACATTGAATACACTCATTAAAGGTCTCTGTCTCTGTGGTAAAGTTGAAAAAGCACTGCACCTTTACGACACAATGCTGGCTCAAGGATTTCAGTTTAATCAAGTTACTTATGGGACGTTGATCAATGGGCTCTGTAAGATCGGACACACATCAGCTGCTATTCAAGTGTTGAGAAAGATCCCACGGCATGGAATTGTTCCTGATGTCGTCATGTACAATGCAATTATTGATAGCCTCTGCAAGGTTACACTTTTAAGTGATGCTTTTCATTTATTCTCTGAAATGCTTGCTAAGGGAATTTTTCCCAATGTTATCACGTACAACACTCTAATTTATGGATTGTGCCTTGCGAGTCAACTAAAAGAAGCCATTGATTTACTAAATCATATGATGCTGAAAAACATTACTCCAAATGTTCGTACCTATAGTACTTTGATTGATGGACTATGTAAGGAAGGAAGGATTAAAGATGCTAAGAATGTGCTTGCCATCATGATGAAAAGAGGTGTGAAACCGGAAGTGGTTATTTATAACAGCTTAATGGATGGATATTGTTTGGTTAATGAG ATGCGTTCCAAGAACTTGGTTCCTGACACGATAACTTACAGTACTCTTATTGATGGCTTGGGAAAATCAAGGAGAATCCTTTGTGCCTTGGAGGTTCTTGAAAAGATGCATGATCGAGGTCAACCCGCTAATATAGTCACTTACAGTTCTTTGCTGGATGCTTTGTTCAATATGAAACAACATGACAAGGCACTTATGTTATTCAATCAAATGAAAGAGAGTGGCATTGATCcagatatatatacatacaacatactTATAGATGGCCTGTACAAAAGTGGAAGAATTAAAAAGGCAAAAGAGGTATTTCAAGATCTTTCCATTAAAGGCTATCGTCCAAATGTGCGGACATACACCATTGTGATCAATGGGCTTTGCAAAGAGGGTCTGCTTCTCGAAGCATTGGCACTCATGGCAAAAATGGAAGACAATGGTTGCTTACCCAATGCTGTGACTTATGAAACAATCATTCGTGCTCTATTTGAAAATGGTGAAAATGATAAAGCGGAGAAACTTCTTCGTGAGATGATATCTAGAGGCCTATTGCAAGGATAA